A stretch of the Uranotaenia lowii strain MFRU-FL chromosome 3, ASM2978415v1, whole genome shotgun sequence genome encodes the following:
- the LOC129750646 gene encoding uncharacterized protein LOC129750646 translates to MQRLEGIAILVVLVSSVGYCDVSHLLGGHVIVEEEITTLPPPPKPYAFSYAAGRRPGHIDRTHSEVSDGSGVVKGSFSYVDPRNQVRTVEYVADAHGFYPQLSHLPKSPQQTEAVQRAADRHMALYAKIAAERANPHQPVIEASLPRDTVAVSKAKDRHFTLYEKIAQEHARIAAEREAERLAFEATSEVNDLH, encoded by the exons ATGCAACGATTGGAAGGGATAGCC ATATTGGTTGTACTGGTGAGTTCTGTGGGATATTGTGATGTATCCCATCTGCTAGGAGGACATGTCATAGTCGAAGAAGAGATTACCACGCTTCCGCCTCCACCAAAGCCATACGCATTCAGCTATGCTGCTGGTCGTCGACCTGGCCACATTGATCGTACCCACAGTGAAGTTTCGGATGGAAGTGGTGTGGTTAAAGGATCGTTTTCCTACGTCGATCCAAGGAATCAAGTGCGGACCGTTGAGTATGTCGCCGATGCTCATGGATTCTATCCACAGTTGAGTCACCTACCGAAATCTCCTCAGCAAACAGAAGCCGTCCAGAGAGCAGCCGATAGACACATGGCTCTGTACGCAAAAATAGCTGCCGAACGAGCCAATCCTCATCAACCTGTTATT GAAGCATCTCTACCTCGAGATACGGTAGCTGTGTCCAAGGCCAAAGACAGGCATTTTACGCTGTACGAAAAAATAGCTCAAGAACACGCTAGGATTGCGGCAGAACGTGAAGCAGAACGACTCGCCTTCGAGGCAACGTCCGAAGTAAACGATCTGCACTAA